In Gemmatimonadota bacterium, the genomic stretch TCCCTCTCGGCGCGCAATACCTTCAGACGGTTTCTCATCGGTACTTCCTGTATGTGAGTAGCTGGCCAATACCCAATAGACAGATCATGGCAACGCCAACCCACATCGTGTTGAAAGAAGGAAAACCCACGTTTTCCAAAAACCCATAGCTGAAACAAAGTATCACGGTGGTGAGGTATGCGATGATTACCGCCTGCAGATGTATATGCCGGAGCATTTCATCCATACGCCGAACCAAACGTACCACGGCCAGCATCATGAATACGAGGGGGATCACCGGCACCACCGTAACCGGGATCCGCCAGGGTGAAACGGGGTTCTCTCTCAGAAACATTAGTGACACTACCAGCACGGCTGAATAGGCCAGCATGGAACCGCCGAATTCCAGTAAGTAGCGTAAAGAACTTTGTCGCATCGTCTGCTGCCCTCCTCACTCGAAGATTGAATTTGAAATGTACTGAAGTGATCGCCGTGTCGAGTTATTATGACATAATGTAAAATAATATATCCTTTTTATCAAGTTTTATTTACATTATATATAGGGTGATCCCTACTGCCTAATACTGTACTTTAGGCTGAAGTGCGACTTTCCGATCTAAATCTGACTGTTTGGCTTTAGCCGGAGCTACCCGGGGTAAACTGTGAACATCACCGCAATCTCCTTCGACGTCGACCAGACCCTGATCGACACGGACCGGGTCATCATGCGATCCATGGAATCCGTTCGCGATGAACTGATCAAGCGCGTACCGGGCGAGCGAACCCGAAACCTGACGGTAGAGGAGATGTGGTCTATTCGTGACCAGGAAGAAAAAGATTACGTGGGCAAGGTGAGAGACTTTGACGAGATTCGACGTAGGTCCTTCCTCAGGATGCTCGGTCATGTCGGATACACGGGACCCGATCTCTCGACGCGTCTCAACGAAGTGTATCTGCGACACCGGTACAACGACATCAGGCCTTACGAGGATGTCATGCCCATGCTCGATGCCCTCGGCACGCGCTTCAAACTCGGTCTGCTGTCGAACGGCAACAACTACCCGGAGTACTTCGGGTTGGAAGGACGTTTCGACTTTGCCGTCTACGCACAGGATATCGGAATCGAGAAACCGGATCCTAGGACCTTCCAGATCGCGGCGCAAAGGGCGGGTTGTAGCCTCGACCAACTGCTACACGTGGGCGATTCGCTGGTAACGGATGTCGAAGGCGCACAGGCTGTCGGTGCGTGCGCGGTGTGGTTGAACCGCAATCGCGCATTCAATGATCTGGGAATAGAACCCGATTATCAAATCGCTTCATTGACCGAACTTCCTGCCCTGTTAAGTCTGGATTGAGCCTGATTCGAAACGTATTCACGTGAAATCAAGGTCAGGGAACATCATTCGGATATGCCAGATCACTTTGCCGGGCACCAGATACATCTGCAAACTGCGCGCCTGCATCTTCGTCCTTTCCGGGAGGCAGATTTCGAGATCGCGGAGGCCTTCTACCAGGATCCCGAATTTCTGAATGCCATGGAAGGAGAACCGCCGGCCAATCCTCCGACGGCGGATTCGCTCATGCGGGTGGGCAGGATCATGGCAGAGCAAGGGTTTCTTTTTGCCATCGTGGAAAGGGCGAGCGGCCGGACGATCGGCGAGGTGTGCCTTCAGTGGATGAATCTGGACCGCGCAAAGATTCCGGGCGAGAAGGTGATGCGCATGCCGATCGGGATTTGGGACAAGTCCTTGTGGGGCCGAGGATATGGCAGGGAAGTAGTATGCTGTTTGATGGAGTACGCGTTTGAAGTGCTGGAAATCGACCGGCTTCGTCCCTTAGATGTTTCCGTGGACAACGCCCGTTCCGTCGCGCTATGGCGGGCCAGCGGACTGAGGATCGCCTGCGAATCGTCGGACAGAAAGCTGGATTTCGAGATCACGCGGTCGGAATATGTCCGGCAACGCCCGATTCATCCCGATCAGAATCCATAAGGCAGGCTCAACGAAAGAACCCTAAAGAGCGACTCGATGGGTGAACTGATCCGATCTACGCCACTCGGCTGAACGCCAGACGCTCTCCCGCGAATCCCTCGCGCCAGACGCTCGTGCACGCCTCCACCATCTCCTCGAGATTCTCCGTAACCTCGCCAAAGCGATTACCGGGGACCAGGCCCATGTTGGGCGACAGGATCAGATTGTCCCGTCCGTAGAAGATCGCAAGATCGACCAGACCCGTACTGAACGCGGCCTCGCGCAACGATGGCACATTGACGGCGCCGGGGGGAAAGAAGAAGTAAAGCAGATCGCCGGTGATCGGCGTAACTGTGGGATTCTCCATACCGATCTCGCTTGGCGCGAAGGAAGGGACGAGGGTATAGACTTCGTTGCTCGCGTACTTGGCGTGATAGGCATCTCCCTCCTGCGGGAGGGCGTTCCACATCGCCTCGCATGTTCTGGGTGCGAGATCGTCCAGCAACCGCGCGATGCAACTCACGCAGCGTTTTCTCAAGGTCACTTCAATAAAACGATCCATGCCGATCTCCTTGGGTACCCGTCATACGTCATGCGATGGCTTCCATCAACCGTCCCAGACCGGACTGCTTTGTCAGACGGTTCGCAAGCCGCAGGGCTTCCCACATCGTCACCTGGTTTGCCGTCAGCACCGTCTTGCCGACTGCCGTCTCGAGTTCAGACAGGAAACCCACGGTGTGCAATGCGGTGTCGGGAATCAGGACTGCTTCCGCGTCTGAATTATCGTTAGCTCGTGCGAAGCGCAGGACCTCGTCGCGTTCAATGAGCGCGGACTCATCCCCCGTCCAGACCTCGAGACATCCCATGTGGACTACTTCGAGGCCGTCTGCCTCGAGAAAAGAGCGAAAGGCTTTTGACAGTTCTTCCGGGTAGGTCGCGGCGACGGCAACCTTTCTGAGCCCGACGGCATTGCAGGCACTCAAGAACGCCAGCGACGTGCTCGATGTCGGAACGCCGAGCGCATCGGCCAGGTCCTGCGCCTGGCGACGCGCGCCTTCCACCCCAAAGACAAAACTCCCGCTCGTGCATGCCCACATACAGACTTCAATGTCTTGAGAACGCAACTCCTCCACCCCGGCGAGAAGGTATTCCCGGCTGCCGGTGATCTGCGTCTCGTCGATGCGATGCAGGTTCGGGCTGTCGGTATGGACCACCCGGACATCTACCGCGGGCTTCAACGCGGCGGCGAGGCGAGGATAGTCGTCCTCCGCGGAATGTAGAGGGTATAGTATCCCGACCTTCAGTGTGTCGCCCATCGGTTATGGTTTCTCGCGCAATCCGTTACGGCCCATCGCCCAGATAGTCGTAAACAACCCGCGCATATCCTTCGGTATAACTGCTTTCCATGTGGAAGGCATCGCCGTATTCGAGCGGCTTGAGCGGGGTGAGGTCGCACCGCAGGGAAGCGCCGAGTTCGATGGTGCCCTTCCCCTTCGCGAAGGAGTGCACTTCCACGTCCTGTGTCGTTTCGGTGCAATCGATCAGCTGTTTGAGGGCGGACCCCGGACCGTCGGCCCGGGGTATGATCTTCAAACGCCAAGCCGGGGTCAGGGCGGGCATCGCGTCGTGGGGCGCGTCGGTTTCCATCCTGGTACGAATAGTTAATACCGGCGCACCGACATAGGAAGTCTCCGTCATCATGGACCGGTCCGCATGGGTCACCTTCAAATCCGCGTACACCTTCGGCGTTCCGTAGATCTCCCGGCCCGCGGCGATGCCGGCGGGACCGTTGTGGAAGACATAGGAGCAGTAGAACCCGGTCTGATCCCGGAAATGGCACTTCATCACGATAAAGGACTCTTCGAAGGGGCCGTAGTGCTCACAATCCGGCACCTCCAGCCCTGAGGCCACGCACAACCCATCTTCCGCCGCCTGCAGGGGCTCCGGGAGGAAATCCTGTACGGCGGACGGCGCGGCGTGGAAGAAGACGAACTGGAATCGCACGTTTCGATAGACCGCCGGAAGCGGTGGGTAGAAGGGGCTTCCCGCCGGGATGTTCCAACCGTCATCGTGTTCGAGTCTCATGTCCGCGGCTCCAGCAACATGGTTCGGTTCTACAGCGACACGTCTGGATCTCCAGCGACACGGTCCGGGACCATGCGACTTGTCATTAACTTAAACGATTGGCATATTAGGTACAGGATGAATCCGCCAACATTTTCGTCAACGTCTCTGTCAACGTCTACACCTGTGATTGCTACGGCCGAATCAGTCAGCGGTTGCGAGACCATATCAACCGGAAGCGGGTGGCGCAGGATCGTTTCCCGGACCAACATAACGTAACCATGCCCAATTCCACGCCCAACATCATCTACATCCTCGCCGACGACATGGGATACGGCGACATGGGGTGCAACAACCCCGATTCGAAGATCCCGACGCCCCACCTGGACCTGCTCGCCGAGGGAGGCATGCGGTTCACCGACGCCCACGCCCCATCGAGCGTGTGCACCCCGAGCCGGTATGCCCTGCTGACCGGCCGCTACTGCTGGCGCACGCCCCTGCAGAACAGCGTCCTTTGGCCCTACGATCCGCCCCTGATCGAGCCCGGCCGCCTCACCGCGGCGGAATTGCTTCGCGAGCAGGGGTACCGCACCGCATGCATCGGGAAATGGCACCTCGGTTGGGAATGGGCTACCCTGGACGGGAAACCCGCCCACGAGGGCACGGCGGTGGGCAGGCTGGATCGGGAACTACGGGAGGGGCGGGAACGGCAGGTCGATTTCAACGCGCCCATGCGAGGGGGACCGGTCGACTGCGGATTCGACACGTACTTCGGCGTGGACGTACCGAATTTCCCGCCCTACACCTGGTTCGAGCAGGACCGGCTCGCCGGGGAGCCGACGGTACCTAAGCCCGACGAGATGTTCGGATGGCCCGGCATCATGAAACAGGGCTGGTCGCTCGAGGAGATGATCCCCGCTTTCATACGCCGCGCGGTCAACTACATCGAATCTTCCGGACCCGATCCGTTCTTCCTCTACTTCCCGCTCACGTCGCCCCACACGCCCATCGTGCCCAACGCGCCGTTCATCGGCCGGAGCGGTTCGGGACTCTACGGAGACTTCGTGTGCGAGGTGGACTGGGTGGTGGGCCAGATCATGGCGGCCCTGGAGCGCCGCGGCATCGCCGACGACACCCTGCTGATCTTCACCAGCGACAACGGACCGGAATGCGCCCCGGCCGCGGACGGCGGGAGCTACGAACACGCGCGCCGCCACGGCCACTACAGCATGGGAAACCTGCGCGGCGTCAAGCGCGACGTCTGGGAGGGCGGACATCGGGTCCCCTTCCTTGCCCGGTGGCCGGGTGTTGTACCCGCCGGCGCGGTCTGCGACCAGCTCACCACCCTGGGCGACTTCATGGCGACCTGCGCCGACCTGACCGACGTCGATCTAGGGGAGGACGAAGGCGAGGACAGCGTGAGCATGCTTCCGCTGTTACAGGGGAAGACCGGAGATCCGGTGCGGGATTTCGCCGTACACCACAGCTGCCACGGAACCTTCGCCATCCGCAGGGGCAACTGGGTCTTCATCGATGCGCCGGACGGAGACGACAACCGTGAACCCGACTGGTTCAAGGAGGAGCGGGGCTATACCGCCCACGACTTCCCCGGCGAACTCTTCGATCTCGACAAAGACCTGTCGGAACGGGTAAACCGGTACGGCGACCATCCCGATCTCGTCCGGGAGATGTCGCAGTTGCTGCAAAGGGTGAAGTCGGAAGACATTGTGGAAAGGCCCTCTCCCGCGAAATGACCCGGTTTGTCCTCTTCGATCTGGACGGTACGCTGATCGACACGTTGAATTTGTATGTTCGGGCGGTCGTACAGACGCTGCAGGCGACCGGACACAACCTGTTGTCCCTGGAAGAAGTACTGGCGCTCCGCCTGAATTCCGAACCGCGCCTTATGGCCCATTTCTATCCTCCGGATGAGGTTGAAGGCGCCCACCGGCGATTCCTGGAAAACTACCGAGGCCTACACGCCAGTTACTTCGATGGTGTGTATCCCGGCGTTGACGGACTGTTGACATCGCTGCGCAGTCGAGGCTTCAAATTGGGAATCGTTTCCGGCAAGAGCCGGGGCGCCTGGGCGATCACCCGCGAACACATCCGGTTGGGCGCATTCGATACGCTGGTCTTCGATGACGATGTATCCGCGCC encodes the following:
- a CDS encoding arylsulfatase; translation: MPNSTPNIIYILADDMGYGDMGCNNPDSKIPTPHLDLLAEGGMRFTDAHAPSSVCTPSRYALLTGRYCWRTPLQNSVLWPYDPPLIEPGRLTAAELLREQGYRTACIGKWHLGWEWATLDGKPAHEGTAVGRLDRELREGRERQVDFNAPMRGGPVDCGFDTYFGVDVPNFPPYTWFEQDRLAGEPTVPKPDEMFGWPGIMKQGWSLEEMIPAFIRRAVNYIESSGPDPFFLYFPLTSPHTPIVPNAPFIGRSGSGLYGDFVCEVDWVVGQIMAALERRGIADDTLLIFTSDNGPECAPAADGGSYEHARRHGHYSMGNLRGVKRDVWEGGHRVPFLARWPGVVPAGAVCDQLTTLGDFMATCADLTDVDLGEDEGEDSVSMLPLLQGKTGDPVRDFAVHHSCHGTFAIRRGNWVFIDAPDGDDNREPDWFKEERGYTAHDFPGELFDLDKDLSERVNRYGDHPDLVREMSQLLQRVKSEDIVERPSPAK
- a CDS encoding DUF3830 family protein; this translates as MDRFIEVTLRKRCVSCIARLLDDLAPRTCEAMWNALPQEGDAYHAKYASNEVYTLVPSFAPSEIGMENPTVTPITGDLLYFFFPPGAVNVPSLREAAFSTGLVDLAIFYGRDNLILSPNMGLVPGNRFGEVTENLEEMVEACTSVWREGFAGERLAFSRVA
- a CDS encoding GNAT family N-acetyltransferase; its protein translation is MPDHFAGHQIHLQTARLHLRPFREADFEIAEAFYQDPEFLNAMEGEPPANPPTADSLMRVGRIMAEQGFLFAIVERASGRTIGEVCLQWMNLDRAKIPGEKVMRMPIGIWDKSLWGRGYGREVVCCLMEYAFEVLEIDRLRPLDVSVDNARSVALWRASGLRIACESSDRKLDFEITRSEYVRQRPIHPDQNP
- a CDS encoding HAD family hydrolase, translated to MNITAISFDVDQTLIDTDRVIMRSMESVRDELIKRVPGERTRNLTVEEMWSIRDQEEKDYVGKVRDFDEIRRRSFLRMLGHVGYTGPDLSTRLNEVYLRHRYNDIRPYEDVMPMLDALGTRFKLGLLSNGNNYPEYFGLEGRFDFAVYAQDIGIEKPDPRTFQIAAQRAGCSLDQLLHVGDSLVTDVEGAQAVGACAVWLNRNRAFNDLGIEPDYQIASLTELPALLSLD
- a CDS encoding HAD family hydrolase, translating into MTRFVLFDLDGTLIDTLNLYVRAVVQTLQATGHNLLSLEEVLALRLNSEPRLMAHFYPPDEVEGAHRRFLENYRGLHASYFDGVYPGVDGLLTSLRSRGFKLGIVSGKSRGAWAITREHIRLGAFDTLVFDDDVSAPKPDSEGLVKAMSNLSASPSDTIYVGDSVGDLEAATAAGVSFFAALWSKSESETLAFEQAAAGIGPYAGVDHPGEVERLLQEVRT
- a CDS encoding decarboxylase, which codes for MGDTLKVGILYPLHSAEDDYPRLAAALKPAVDVRVVHTDSPNLHRIDETQITGSREYLLAGVEELRSQDIEVCMWACTSGSFVFGVEGARRQAQDLADALGVPTSSTSLAFLSACNAVGLRKVAVAATYPEELSKAFRSFLEADGLEVVHMGCLEVWTGDESALIERDEVLRFARANDNSDAEAVLIPDTALHTVGFLSELETAVGKTVLTANQVTMWEALRLANRLTKQSGLGRLMEAIA